The genomic DNA CGCGGCTGCGCGCGCTCGGCGTCGGCGTGCCGTATTCGGTTGCGACTGCCATCTTCGGCGGCACCGCCGGTTATGCGGGGCTCTGGTTCAAGAGCATCGGGCACGAAAGCGGGTTCTATCTGTATGCGTCGGCCTGCATCGCCTGCACGCTGATCGCGACATTGAACCTGCGCAAGAGCGACGTGCAGATGCAGCCATGAACGCCGCTTTATGTCGACATTCTTTCCACTCATCGCGGGCGATGCGCCCGCTGGTTTCGCTGTACCGATCAGCAGGAGTCTCTTTATGACGAAGCAACCGGAATTTTCGATCCCGTCGATGCGCGAGCAGTGCTCAGAAACCGAGTGGCAGGCGCGCGTCGATCTCGCCGCCTGCTACCGGCTTGTCGAGCTGTACGGCATGTCGGACATGGTCGCCAACCACATCTCCGCGCGCGTGCCGGGCGAAGACGACGCGTTTCTGATCAACGCATACGGCATGCTCTACGAAGAGATCACCGCGTCGAGTCTGATCAAGATCGACCATGAAGGCAACATCATCAGCAAGCCCGCATTCGTCGGCGCCGACTACGGCATCAACCGCGCGGGATATGTGATTCATGGCGCGATTCACGAAGCGAAGCCCGACATCAACTGCGTGATTCATACGCATAGCTGGCCGGGCATGGCCGTTTCGTCGCTGAAATGCGGGCTGCTGCCGCTTACGCAAACGTCGATGCGTTTCTACAAGATCGGCTATCACGACTACTTTGGCGTCGTGCTCGATACATCCGAGCGCGAGTCGCTCGTGCGCGATCTCGGCGACAACAATGCGCTGATTCTGCGCAATCACGGGCTACTGACGGTGGGCAAGACGATTCCCGAGGCGTTCAATGCCATGCACCGGCTCGAGCTGTCGTGCAGGTCGCAGCTTGCGGCAATGGCCTGCAATGTCGAGTTGAATCCGGTGCCGAAAAAGGTGCTCGAGGAAACGTACCTGAACTATCAGCCGCAGACGCGCCGTCCGTATGGCTTGATGGAGTGGCCGGCGCTGCTGCGCAAGCTCGACCGGATCGATGCTTCGTATCGCGACTGACCGGCAGACGCAGTCAGTACGCGGCAACGCAATCGATCTCGATGTCGAAGTGTCCGGGCCACGCCGGCACGTTGATAAAAATCCGTGCCGGCGGATTCGGCCCGAAGAAACGCGCGTAGATCTCGTTGACTGCCGCGAACTTGTCGACCGACGTGCAATAGACATTGCATTTCAGCACCTGATCGAGCGACGAACCCGCAGCCTCGACGCATCGCTTCAGCTGGTTCAGCACAAGCTCGGTTTGCCGTTCGATCGGGGCGTCGACGATCTCGCCGGTTTCCGGGTCGAACGGCGGAAAGCCGGATACATAGACGGTGCCGTTGTGGCGCGTGACGGCCGAAGTCGGCGCTTTCCAGCGCTCGAGCCATGTCGAAAGCGGTTCGACGCGAATGGTTTCGCGAGCCATGTATGAAGCTCCGTTAGCGCGTTTGCGTGACGCGCTCGTGTGACGCGTTTGCGTAACGCGTGTGTGTAATCAGGCGCCGGGTTTGAACAATCCGTTGATGTCGCCAGCACTCGGTGCATCGGGAAAGCCCTCGAAGCGCCCAACGGCCAGCCCCTGCGCCGCGCGCATCAAACCACCCCATGCGGCGCGCGCCAAGCCGCCGCCGACGCTGATGCGCCGCACGCCGAGCGCTTCGACATCGCGCAACGTCAGCTCCGAATTTCCGCCGATCAGCAGATTCACCGGCTTAGGCGCGACGGCGGCGACCACGGCCTCGATCTGCTCGCGCGTGTGAATGCCCGGTGCGTACAGGCAATCGGCGCCGGCTGCCGCATAGGCCTTGAGGCGCGCAAGCGTATCGTCGAGATCGGGCACGCCAGCAAAGAAATTTTCAGCGCGCGCGACAAGCAGCGTATCGCCGCCGGTTTTGTCGATCGCGCGGCGTGCCGCGCCAAGCCGCTTTACCGCTACGTCGATCGGAAAAAGCGGCGCATCGGCGCGCCCAGTCGCGTCTTCAATCGAGAGCCCCGCAACGCCCGCTTCAACCGCAAGCGCAACGCTTTGCGCGACACCTTCAGCGTCGCTGCCAAAGCCGTTTTCGAAATCCGCGTTGATCGGCAAATCGGTCGCTTCGACCATCTCGCGCAAATGCGCAAGGATTGCGTCGCGCGGCAGGTTATTGTCCTGGCGTCCGCTCGACCATGCGAAGCCCGCGCTCGTCGTGGCAAGCGCCTTGAAGCCGAGCGACTGCAAGTAGCGTGCACTGCCGGCGTCCCAGGGATTCGGCAGAATAAAGCAGCCTGATGTGTGCAACGCGCGGAAAGCAGCGCGCTTTTCTGCGGTGGTGCGTGACATCGCATGTCTCCTTGAGTAGGAATCGCAACCGCAACTGCGCTTAAATCAGCAACGGCTGCACCGCGCCCGATTCGAGCGCAATCAATGTGGCTTTGGTTTGTATGCCGCCGGCAAAGCCGGTCAGATCGCCGGACGCGCCGATCACACGATGGCACGGCGCGATAATAGAAATCGGATTGCGCCCGTTCGCCGCGCCGACCGCGCGCGTCGCATTCACATCGCCAATCTGCACCGCAATGTCGCGGTAGCTGCGCGTCTCGCCAAACGGAATGGTCAGCAATGCGTTCCACACTTTCTTCTGGAATTCAGTGCCGATGAATTCGGTGGCCACCTCGAAACGCGTGCGCGTGCCGGCGAAGTATTCGGCCAGCTGGCGTGCGGTTTCGACCAGCACCGGATCATCGTCCGCCTCGTGCATCTCGCCGAGCTTGACGCGTCCAGGCCGATCGTTTTCCCACAGAATCGCGACAAGGCTTGCGCCGCGCGCAACAAGTTTCAGCTTGCCGACCGGCGACGCAACAATCTTGTACACATACGACATGGCCTGCTCCTTTGCCGCGGACCGTGCGGTGTTTCCGCCGCCGGCCCGCTCAACACCGAAAACAGCAGCATAAGCGCAATCTTGCGACAACGTTACACGTCAACGTGAAATGTCGCGACCACTTCCTCCATCATCAGCGCCTGCTCTTTCAGCGACGTGCTGGCGGCCGCGGCCTGTTCGACCAGCGCCGCATTCTGCTGCGTCGTGCGGTCGAGCTGCGAGATCGCAAGATTGACCTGCTCGATTCCTTCGCCTTGCTGCAGCGACGCGCCCGCAATTTCATTGACGATCGCGTCGACATTCGTCACCGAATCGATCACGCTGCGAATCGCCGCGTGCGCATCGGCGAAAAGCTTCGCGCCGCCTTCCACGCTCGCTGACGAACGTTCGATCATCTCCTTCACATCCTTTGCCGCGGTCGCGGTGCGATGCGCGAGCGTGCGCACTTCGCCGGCGACGACGGCGAAACCCTTGCCCTGCTCGCCGGCGCGCGCTGCTTCGACGGCGGCATTGAGCGCAAGAATATTCGTTTGAAAGGCGATCGCTTCGATGGTCGAGATCATCGCGGCCATTTCCGTCGCGCGCCGGCCGATTTCGTTCATTACGTCGACGGCGCGCGTGATCACCTCGCCGCTCGCCGATGCTTTCGTCGACGCTTCGCGGCTCAGCTGTCCCGCCTGTTTGGCGTTGTCCGCGTTGTGGCGCACGGTGGCGGTCAGCTGTTCCATGCTCGCCGCGGTTTCTTCGAGCGACGCCGCCTGCTCTTCGGTGCGCCGCGATAGATCGAGATTGCCGGCGGCGATTTCCTGGCTGCCGGTCAGCACCGACTCCGCGCTCGTCTTCGTCGTCGTGATCGTGCGGCTGAGCGCCGCGAGCAGTTCGTTCATGCGCAGCTTGATCGAGGCGAGTTCGTCGCGGCCGCTTGCGTCGAGGCGGCCTCGCAAGTCGCCCGCGCTCGCCTGCTCCATGCTGCTGGCGAGTTCGTTCACATCGGCGCCGGTTCTGCGCGCGAACGCGACGAACAGATACAGCGCAACGCCCACCGACACAGCGCTCAATACACTGAGCACCGCGATATGCACGGCCTGCGCGTGCGCACGCGCGTCAAGCAGCGACTTCAGCAAGGCGGACAGTTGGCCATGCACACGATAGACCGCATCGACGGCGCGCGTGCCGGCATCGAAATACGCATTCGATTCAGGCACGGGCGCGTTCGCGTTCGATCCGAGGTCCGCAACGATCTTGTCGAATGCATCGGCGTCGTCGAAGTTCAGGTTCTGCATGGCGGACGCGGCGTCGATTGCGCCGAGGGCGCGTTGCACGCGCTTCAGATCATTGCGCACGGCGCCAATCTGATCGCGCAGAAACGCGGCGTGCACGCCGAGCGCGGCACGGTCGGCTTCGCTCAGCGGCGTCTGGCTTTTTGCAGCAGCCGCGAGCGCGGCCGCGCCTTTGCCGCGCGTGATCGCGGCCATTTCAGCCGCGCCCGGCAACGACAGCGCCACCGAATTCGCCAGATAGTACGTCGCGGCGTCAGGATCGAGCGCGAGTTGCGAGGCGTCCGCGAGATCCGCGGTGAACGCGAAGATCGCACGGACGAGCGCCGTATGCGCATCGAACACGTCCTTCCCCGAGCCCGTGAGCGGCATCTGCGCGAGCTGCGCGTATTGCGCGGACAACGCGTCCGTTTGGGCGGTCAGATCGAACGACTTTGTCGCCGCCGCCTGTGTGCGCAGTGCTGCAATGAGCCGCTCTGCGTCGGCATTCGCTGCGTCGAACGCGGGACGAATCGACGGATTGCCGGCCATCAGCGACGCACTTGCGCCGCGGCGCTTCTGCACCGCTTTCAGCAGCGCCTGGCTGGTCTCGAGCAGGCGAACGCCATCGAGTTCCTCGCGCGTCGATACATAGACATTCACTTCATCATTGAGGATCGCGTACAGGCACACCCCAAGCGGCAGCAAAAATAGCAGCGCAAGCACCGCAAGCTTGCGCGACATCCTGAGGCGGCCCATCAAAGCCATTCCGGGAGCAAACAAACGCATCGTGTACATCCTGTCATTCGGGTTCGGGTTGCAACGGCGGCGTGTGTGCGGGCCTTGTCGAATTTCAAAGGCCTTGTCACGTCGACGTCACCTCGCTATTACGGCGGGCAAACCCTGAACTGAAACGATGCGAAGCTGATTTTTCGCATGGCACCAACGCGGGGCGCGATACGCATTGCGTTGGTGCCGACGCGCAAAAAACCCGTTAAAAAAGCGCTTATCTGGTGCGGCGGTACGACGCGAATCTTACGTTCACGCAGCGCCGCACCAGCGTTCCCATGCGGTGCGAAACGCGGCTTCGACTTGCGTCGCGAAGCGCGCGCCGTCCATCAGCGGCGAAGCGGCAATGCGTGCGCGCAGGCCTTCGCGCAGGCGCGCGACACGCGGCAAATCGCGCGCGAGTTGCAATGCGATGTCGACGAACTGCTCGTCGCTGTGCGCGACGAGTTCGGCGAGGCCGAGGTTCATCGACTGGCTCAAGCCCGCGCGTCCGACGGCCGTCGCGCCGACGCGCGTGACGACCGGCACGCCCATCCAGCTCGCGTCGAGGCTCGTCGTATGGCCGTTGTAGGGGAAGGTATCGAGGCCGATATCGATCTCGCGATAGGTGCGCAGATAGTCGGCGCGGGACTGGAACGGCACGAAGCGCACACGCTCGCCGGCGATGCCGTGCGACGCGAGCCGCGCGAGCAGACGCGTGCGCGCGGCGCCGTGAGGCGCCATCAGCAGCAAGCGGGCATCGACGGCTTCGTGCAGCACGCCACGCCACATTTGCAGCGTGCGGTCGGTCAGCTTGCACGGGTTGTTCAGGCATCCGAACGTCAGGAAGCCGTTGTCTCGCGCAGGCAGCGCGTTGACGTCCGGCATGTCGGCGGGCTTCGTCGATGACGTCAATGGGTCGTAGCACCAGAACGAGTCGGCCAGACGAATCGACTGCTCGCTGTAGTGGCGATCGCTGCCCGCCGGATCGAGCCACGGATCGGTCAGCCGGTAGTCGATCGCCTCGATGCCCGTGGTACCCGGGTAAGCCAGCCACGCGATCTGCACCGGCGCCGGTTTGCGCGCGAACAGCAACGGACGCGCGTCCGACATATGCATCGTCAGATCGAGCAGGATATCGATACGGTCGTCGCGGATCTGCTGCGCGAGTTGATCGTCGTCGAGTGTGCGCACGTCGCGCCATACGTCGGCGTGGCTTTTGAGGCGATCGGTTACGTCGTCGGGCCGCACGACGGTTGAGTAGCAGTAGATTTCGAAGCGCGCATGATCGTGATGCGACAGCAGCGGCATCATGAAAAGCGCCTGGCAATGGTTGCGGAAATCGGGCGACACGTAGCCGATGCGCAGGCGTCGCGTGCGGTCCTGGTGGCCCGGCCGCGCATGCGGTTGCCGCGTGGCGCGGTAGCGCGCTTCGTGCTGTGCGGACCAGCGCCGGCATGCTTCGAGAGGCGTTTCGGGATCTTCCGCGCTGAACGTCAACGCATATGCGAGATTGCTGTGCGCGATCACGTTGTCCGGATCGCACCTCAGCGCTTCGCGATAGCTCGCGATGCCGTCTTCGATGCGGCCCGCGTCCTTCAACACCGTGCCGAGATTGTTGTGCGTGACCGAGTGATGCGGGTCGATCTCGAGCGCACGGCGCAAACGTGTCTCGGCTTCGTCGATGCGGCCGAGCGTGCGCATCAGCGTGGCCGCGTTGTTGTGCGCGGCGACGAGATCGGGGCGCAGTGCGATGGCCTGGTCGAACGCTTCGGCGGCGCGCGTGGCGTCGCCGAGTTCCCGGAATACATTGCCGAGGTTGTTATACGCATCGGCGTGCGCGGGGTTCACCGCGATTGCGTGTTCATAGAACAAGGATGCTTCGCGCGCGTTGCCGAGCGCATGCAGTGCATTGCCGAGGTTATAGGCGGCCTCGGGGAAACGCGCGTCGAGTTCGAGCACGCGCGCAAGCAGCGTCACGGCGGTCGCGTTATCGCCGCGCGCCCTCAGCGCAACGCCGAGATTGAGCAACGCATGAGGCGAAGCCGGCGCGGCCTTGACCGCCGCTTCGAGCAGGGGAATCGCGGCATCGATACGTCCGCGCGCCTGTAGCAGCGTGCCAAGGTTCGTCAGCGCATTCGCGTCGTGCGGTGCAAGCGCGAGCGCTCGACGATACGCGTGTTCCGCATCGTCGTGCGCATGTTGCTGGCGATAGGCGTTGCCGAGATTGTTCAGCGCATCGACATGCGCCGGGTCGAGTTCGACGGCGCGGGCGTAGGCCTCGATTGCGCGCGGATAATCCGCGAGCGCCTGGTGCGCCGTGCCCATCGCAAACATCAGATCGGCGGATGGCGCGTCGAGCGTCGACACGCGTTCGTAGGCGCGCACCGCGTCGGTAAACCGCTGCGCGGCTGCGAGCACCTGGCCGCGCGCGAAGTGAAGGCGCGCGACATCGGGCGCATGAACGATCGCCTCGTCGAGCCAGGCAAGCGCGGCATCGTAAGCGCCGCATTGCAGTTCGAGTACGCCGAGCCGCAGCAGTATGTCGGCGTCGGCGGGACGAACGGCGAGAATGCGTTGATAAAGGTCGCGCGCCGCGGTGAAATCGCCTGCGAGATGCCGCTCTTTGGCTAACGCGAGAGTTTGATCGACCTCCATGCTGCGCCCCGTTGTGTCGCGCGAAGAACTTGCGCGCGTATGTCTATGTGTTTGCGTGGAGGCGATCATATCGCGGCACTAGCGGTCCGCGGTTACAGCCGATCACGCAAGCTTACGGATAGCCATCAAGCGCAAACTCAAACATGAAACTTTGCGCTGCTGCGCGTTCCGGCAGCAACTTCGATAGATAAGCCCGCTAGTCGCCGTGTGCCATCCACGTCTGCGTCTCCTCCATCTGGTCCACGGCATGACCGAACCATTCGACCAGAAAGTCGACGAACGCGACGACCTTGGCCGATACGTTGAGCCGCTCGCCATACACCGCATGCACATCGGCGCCCGGCAGCGACCACTCGGGCAGCACCAGCTGCAACGCGCCGGAACGCAGATGTGTGTACACGTCCCACTCCGAGCGCATCAGCACGCCGTGACCGTCGAGCGCCCAGACCAGCGCGGTCTCGCCGTCGTTGCTGCTGAGCGCGCCGCGCACCTTGATGGTTTCGTGCTTGCGGCCGCGGCGCAGATGCCAGGTGCCGTAGGCGGCGTCGTTTTCGCGCAGCACGATGCATTGGTGGCCGTGCAGATCGCGCGGCGTGGCCGGCACGCCGGCGCGCGCGAGATAAGCCGGCGACGCGCACAGAAAGCGCCGGTTCGGCGCGATCCTGCGCGCGACGAGCCGCGAATCGGGCACATCGCCGAACCAGATGCCGACGTCGTACGCTTCATCGGCAAGCCGGATCGAACGGTCGGTCAGCGTGAGCTGCACTTCGACTTCGGCGTAGCGCCGCGCGAACTCGGACACCGCGGGCGCGATATGACGCCTGCCGAAACCGAACGTCGCATTCACCCGCAATAGCCCCTTCGGCACGGCGCGCGCGCTCGACACCATGCGGTCTAGCTCCTCGAATTCGAGCAGCAGGCGCGCGCCGTGCGACAGATACAGCTCGCCTTCCTGCGTCACGCTGATACGCCGCGTGGTGCGATTCAGCAGCCGCACCCCGAGGCGCGTTTCCATCCGCGCAAGGCGCGCGGTCACGGCAGGCGGCGTGACACCGAGTTCGCGCGCCAGCGCCGACAGGCTGCCGTGCTTGACGAGTTGCACAAAGAACGCGAGATCGGAGATCGAATCCACTTACCGGCCCACTTATAAATTGAAGTTAAAAATAGATTAAAGAAGAATGCATTATATGCGCCGACCATCTGTATAGACTATTTCCCGTAACGAAGCTGTCAGCGTCGTTAGCCAGAAAAAAGCTCTCTACCCGGCCCCCACACCATTGGAGGAGATGTGCCGCGCACGTTGTATCAGAAGCTCGTCGAGTCACACACCGTGGCCCGTCTCGATGCGGAGCACGTCCTGCTTTACGCGGACCTGCACATCATGAATGAGTACACCAGCCCGCAGGCGTTCAACGGCCTCGTCGAACGCGGTATCGGCGTGCTGCGGCCGAAACAGCAGATGGGTGTCGTCGATCACGTGATTCCGACCAAACCCGATCCGGTCGGCAAACGCGTGATCGCCATCGACGCGGCCTCGCGCCAGGCCGCCAATTTCACGCGCAATTGCACGCACTACGGCATCAAGCTGTTCGACGTCAACGATCCGCTGCAAGGCATCGAGCACGTCGTCGCGCCTGAAACAGGCTTGATTCGCCCCGGCATGGTCGTGCTGTGCGGCGACAGCCATACCACCACGTACGGCGCATTCGGCGCACTCGGCTTCGGTATCGGCACATCGGAAATCGAGCACGTGCTTGCCACGCAAACTCTGTCGTATCGCGTGGCGCGCACGATGCGCATTCATATCGACGGCCTGCTGCCCGCCGGCACCACGTCAAAAGACCTCGTGCTGCGCGTGATCGCGAAGATCAGCGCACAAGGTGCGCGCGGCTACGCAGTCGAATACACAGGCGAAGCGATTCGCGCGATGTCGATAGAAGCACGCATGACGCTGTGCAATATGACCGTCGAAGCGGGCGCGCGCGCCTCGCTCGTCGAACCCGACGAGACGACATTCGCGTATCTGCGCGCACATCGCGGCAACCTGAGCGAAGCGCAAATGGAACAGGCGATCGCGGTATGGCGCTCGCTGCGCTCCGACGCGGACGCACAGTTCGACACCACGATCACGATTGCCGCCGCCGAGGTCGCACCGTACGTGACGTGGGGCACCAGCCCCGACCAGGCGATTCCGGTGGACGGCTTGATTCCGGCGCCGGCCGATGGCGCCGATCACATCGTCAGCGCGGCGACCGCGCGCGCGCTCGATTACATCGGCCTCGCCGCCGGTTCGAAGATCGAAGGCACGCCGATCGACCGCGTGTTTATCGGCTCGTGCACGAACGGCCGCATCGAAGACCTGCGCGCCGTCGCCGCGATGCTGCGCGATGGCATGCGCGTCGCGCCGACCGTCCGCGCGATGATCGTGCCGGGTTCGGGCGCCGTGCGTCAGCAAGCGGAACGTGAAGGCCTGT from Paraburkholderia edwinii includes the following:
- a CDS encoding class II aldolase/adducin family protein; amino-acid sequence: MTKQPEFSIPSMREQCSETEWQARVDLAACYRLVELYGMSDMVANHISARVPGEDDAFLINAYGMLYEEITASSLIKIDHEGNIISKPAFVGADYGINRAGYVIHGAIHEAKPDINCVIHTHSWPGMAVSSLKCGLLPLTQTSMRFYKIGYHDYFGVVLDTSERESLVRDLGDNNALILRNHGLLTVGKTIPEAFNAMHRLELSCRSQLAAMACNVELNPVPKKVLEETYLNYQPQTRRPYGLMEWPALLRKLDRIDASYRD
- a CDS encoding RidA family protein translates to MARETIRVEPLSTWLERWKAPTSAVTRHNGTVYVSGFPPFDPETGEIVDAPIERQTELVLNQLKRCVEAAGSSLDQVLKCNVYCTSVDKFAAVNEIYARFFGPNPPARIFINVPAWPGHFDIEIDCVAAY
- a CDS encoding isocitrate lyase/PEP mutase family protein; the protein is MSRTTAEKRAAFRALHTSGCFILPNPWDAGSARYLQSLGFKALATTSAGFAWSSGRQDNNLPRDAILAHLREMVEATDLPINADFENGFGSDAEGVAQSVALAVEAGVAGLSIEDATGRADAPLFPIDVAVKRLGAARRAIDKTGGDTLLVARAENFFAGVPDLDDTLARLKAYAAAGADCLYAPGIHTREQIEAVVAAVAPKPVNLLIGGNSELTLRDVEALGVRRISVGGGLARAAWGGLMRAAQGLAVGRFEGFPDAPSAGDINGLFKPGA
- a CDS encoding methyl-accepting chemotaxis protein codes for the protein MGRLRMSRKLAVLALLFLLPLGVCLYAILNDEVNVYVSTREELDGVRLLETSQALLKAVQKRRGASASLMAGNPSIRPAFDAANADAERLIAALRTQAAATKSFDLTAQTDALSAQYAQLAQMPLTGSGKDVFDAHTALVRAIFAFTADLADASQLALDPDAATYYLANSVALSLPGAAEMAAITRGKGAAALAAAAKSQTPLSEADRAALGVHAAFLRDQIGAVRNDLKRVQRALGAIDAASAMQNLNFDDADAFDKIVADLGSNANAPVPESNAYFDAGTRAVDAVYRVHGQLSALLKSLLDARAHAQAVHIAVLSVLSAVSVGVALYLFVAFARRTGADVNELASSMEQASAGDLRGRLDASGRDELASIKLRMNELLAALSRTITTTKTSAESVLTGSQEIAAGNLDLSRRTEEQAASLEETAASMEQLTATVRHNADNAKQAGQLSREASTKASASGEVITRAVDVMNEIGRRATEMAAMISTIEAIAFQTNILALNAAVEAARAGEQGKGFAVVAGEVRTLAHRTATAAKDVKEMIERSSASVEGGAKLFADAHAAIRSVIDSVTNVDAIVNEIAGASLQQGEGIEQVNLAISQLDRTTQQNAALVEQAAAASTSLKEQALMMEEVVATFHVDV
- a CDS encoding tetratricopeptide repeat protein, whose product is MEVDQTLALAKERHLAGDFTAARDLYQRILAVRPADADILLRLGVLELQCGAYDAALAWLDEAIVHAPDVARLHFARGQVLAAAQRFTDAVRAYERVSTLDAPSADLMFAMGTAHQALADYPRAIEAYARAVELDPAHVDALNNLGNAYRQQHAHDDAEHAYRRALALAPHDANALTNLGTLLQARGRIDAAIPLLEAAVKAAPASPHALLNLGVALRARGDNATAVTLLARVLELDARFPEAAYNLGNALHALGNAREASLFYEHAIAVNPAHADAYNNLGNVFRELGDATRAAEAFDQAIALRPDLVAAHNNAATLMRTLGRIDEAETRLRRALEIDPHHSVTHNNLGTVLKDAGRIEDGIASYREALRCDPDNVIAHSNLAYALTFSAEDPETPLEACRRWSAQHEARYRATRQPHARPGHQDRTRRLRIGYVSPDFRNHCQALFMMPLLSHHDHARFEIYCYSTVVRPDDVTDRLKSHADVWRDVRTLDDDQLAQQIRDDRIDILLDLTMHMSDARPLLFARKPAPVQIAWLAYPGTTGIEAIDYRLTDPWLDPAGSDRHYSEQSIRLADSFWCYDPLTSSTKPADMPDVNALPARDNGFLTFGCLNNPCKLTDRTLQMWRGVLHEAVDARLLLMAPHGAARTRLLARLASHGIAGERVRFVPFQSRADYLRTYREIDIGLDTFPYNGHTTSLDASWMGVPVVTRVGATAVGRAGLSQSMNLGLAELVAHSDEQFVDIALQLARDLPRVARLREGLRARIAASPLMDGARFATQVEAAFRTAWERWCGAA
- a CDS encoding LysR family transcriptional regulator gives rise to the protein MDSISDLAFFVQLVKHGSLSALARELGVTPPAVTARLARMETRLGVRLLNRTTRRISVTQEGELYLSHGARLLLEFEELDRMVSSARAVPKGLLRVNATFGFGRRHIAPAVSEFARRYAEVEVQLTLTDRSIRLADEAYDVGIWFGDVPDSRLVARRIAPNRRFLCASPAYLARAGVPATPRDLHGHQCIVLRENDAAYGTWHLRRGRKHETIKVRGALSSNDGETALVWALDGHGVLMRSEWDVYTHLRSGALQLVLPEWSLPGADVHAVYGERLNVSAKVVAFVDFLVEWFGHAVDQMEETQTWMAHGD
- the leuC gene encoding 3-isopropylmalate dehydratase large subunit — translated: MPRTLYQKLVESHTVARLDAEHVLLYADLHIMNEYTSPQAFNGLVERGIGVLRPKQQMGVVDHVIPTKPDPVGKRVIAIDAASRQAANFTRNCTHYGIKLFDVNDPLQGIEHVVAPETGLIRPGMVVLCGDSHTTTYGAFGALGFGIGTSEIEHVLATQTLSYRVARTMRIHIDGLLPAGTTSKDLVLRVIAKISAQGARGYAVEYTGEAIRAMSIEARMTLCNMTVEAGARASLVEPDETTFAYLRAHRGNLSEAQMEQAIAVWRSLRSDADAQFDTTITIAAAEVAPYVTWGTSPDQAIPVDGLIPAPADGADHIVSAATARALDYIGLAAGSKIEGTPIDRVFIGSCTNGRIEDLRAVAAMLRDGMRVAPTVRAMIVPGSGAVRQQAEREGLSDLFIKAGFEWRQPGCSMCLAMNDDVLRPGERCASTTNRNFEGRQGRDSRTHLMSPAMAAAAAIAGRITDIRNWEQQGEHYRA